A stretch of Roseibium porphyridii DNA encodes these proteins:
- a CDS encoding SurA N-terminal domain-containing protein, with amino-acid sequence MRLRLAPIFLSLGLILATPLAMPAHAAIKVIVNDVPITDYDITQRARLITLTQRKSASVAKRQAAEELVDDQVKLAEADRVGIEVSQSEVDGAFNNIARGVKMTPSKLSSALRQGGVQPDTLKKRLKAQLAWNQLLRRKFSGRVEVDESDIIAALQKTDEEERRTSVEYDLKRVIVVVPKSSSGGFKSKRKRESYQIRASFDGCDNAGALLGKYSEVVVQPIGRRLETELPEGLKDEISALKPGKLTKPSNSPVGYEMIAVCGKREIASDIAVRTKLENEIRSEESQRQSRRYLLEVRRRATIIYR; translated from the coding sequence ATGCGACTTCGTCTTGCCCCAATTTTCCTCAGTCTAGGTCTGATCCTGGCAACGCCGTTGGCGATGCCAGCACATGCAGCTATCAAGGTAATCGTCAACGACGTTCCGATTACCGACTACGACATTACGCAGCGTGCGCGCCTGATTACGCTCACACAGCGGAAATCGGCTTCTGTCGCTAAGCGTCAGGCCGCTGAAGAGCTCGTAGACGATCAAGTCAAGCTGGCTGAAGCAGATCGTGTCGGCATCGAAGTCTCGCAAAGCGAAGTCGACGGTGCATTCAACAACATCGCTCGCGGTGTCAAAATGACACCATCAAAGCTGTCTTCGGCCCTGCGTCAGGGTGGTGTTCAACCCGACACACTGAAAAAACGCCTGAAGGCACAGTTGGCCTGGAATCAGCTGTTGCGGCGTAAATTCAGTGGACGTGTTGAGGTCGATGAATCCGACATTATCGCAGCACTCCAGAAAACCGATGAGGAAGAGCGCAGGACGTCTGTCGAATATGATCTCAAGCGCGTCATCGTTGTCGTTCCGAAGAGCTCTTCCGGTGGATTTAAATCCAAACGCAAACGCGAAAGCTATCAGATCCGCGCCTCCTTCGACGGCTGCGACAATGCCGGCGCCCTGCTCGGGAAATACAGCGAAGTCGTTGTGCAACCCATTGGCCGCAGGTTGGAAACAGAATTGCCGGAAGGTCTCAAGGATGAAATCTCGGCTCTGAAACCGGGTAAATTGACGAAACCGTCGAACTCACCCGTTGGCTACGAAATGATTGCGGTCTGCGGAAAACGAGAAATAGCTTCCGACATTGCGGTCAGAACCAAACTCGAAAACGAAATCCGCAGCGAAGAAAGCCAACGTCAGTCCCGTCGGTATCTGCTTGAAGTCCGCCGCCGCGCGACAATCATTTATCGTTGA